One uncultured Gellertiella sp. genomic window carries:
- a CDS encoding DNA polymerase IV has product MRPGFCRDCMASAPAGQRRCRACGSPRLVAHRELDDLTVAHIDCDAFYASVEKRDNPDLLDKPLIIGGGKRGVVSTCCYIARIHGVRSAMPMFKALEACPEAVVIRPDMEKYVRVGRQVRKMMEDLTPLVQPVSIDEAFLQLKGTERLHHESAARVLARFARTVEKEIGITVSVGLSYCKFLAKIASDLQKPRGFSVIGRAEAVAFLAPRPVTTIWGVGKAFAATLERDGIRTIGQLQAMDETDLMRRYGVIGQRLARLSHGIDDREVHPNGEAKSVSAETTFFDDLSREEDLVPILRDLSEKVAWRLKKSGISGQTVVLKMKTADFKSRTRNRRLEDPTQLADRIFRTGLALLEKEIDGTKFRLIGIGVSDLTEPDRADPPDLVDPAAARRAAAEAAMDKIRDKFGKGTVETGYTFGATRKKPPAP; this is encoded by the coding sequence ATGCGACCAGGGTTTTGCCGCGACTGCATGGCGAGTGCGCCTGCGGGGCAGAGACGCTGCCGGGCCTGCGGAAGTCCGCGGCTGGTTGCCCATCGCGAACTCGATGATCTCACCGTCGCCCATATCGATTGCGATGCCTTCTATGCGTCGGTCGAAAAGCGCGACAATCCCGATCTCCTCGACAAGCCGCTGATCATCGGTGGCGGCAAGCGGGGCGTGGTGTCCACCTGCTGCTATATCGCCCGCATCCACGGGGTGCGCTCGGCCATGCCGATGTTCAAGGCGCTGGAGGCCTGCCCCGAGGCCGTCGTCATTCGCCCCGACATGGAGAAATATGTGCGGGTCGGGCGGCAGGTCCGAAAGATGATGGAGGATCTGACTCCGCTGGTGCAGCCGGTGTCGATCGACGAGGCCTTCCTGCAACTGAAGGGCACCGAGCGGCTGCACCATGAAAGTGCCGCAAGGGTGCTGGCCCGCTTTGCCCGCACCGTCGAAAAGGAGATCGGCATCACCGTGTCGGTCGGTCTTTCCTATTGCAAGTTCCTCGCCAAGATCGCCTCAGATCTGCAAAAGCCGCGCGGCTTCTCGGTGATCGGCCGGGCCGAGGCCGTCGCCTTTCTCGCCCCCCGCCCCGTCACCACCATCTGGGGCGTCGGCAAGGCCTTTGCCGCGACGCTGGAGCGCGACGGCATCCGCACCATCGGGCAGTTGCAGGCGATGGACGAAACCGACCTGATGCGCCGCTATGGGGTGATCGGCCAGCGGCTCGCCCGGCTGTCGCACGGGATTGACGACCGCGAGGTGCATCCGAATGGCGAGGCGAAAAGCGTTTCGGCGGAAACCACCTTCTTCGACGATCTCTCCCGCGAGGAGGATCTGGTGCCGATCCTGCGCGATCTCTCCGAAAAGGTCGCCTGGCGACTGAAGAAATCCGGGATTTCCGGCCAGACGGTGGTGCTGAAAATGAAGACGGCGGATTTCAAAAGCCGCACCCGCAACCGGCGGCTGGAAGATCCGACCCAGCTTGCCGACCGGATTTTCCGCACCGGCCTTGCCCTGCTGGAGAAGGAAATCGACGGCACGAAGTTCCGGCTGATCGGCATCGGGGTCAGCGACCTTACCGAACCCGACCGCGCCGATCCGCCGGATCTCGTCGACCCCGCAGCCGCAAGGCGCGCGGCTGCGGAAGCGGCGATGGACAAGATCCGCGACAAGTTCGGCAAGGGAACGGTCGAAACCGGCTACACCTTCGGCGCGACCCGCAAGAAACCGCCTGCGCCGTGA
- a CDS encoding DUF3572 domain-containing protein has protein sequence MQTGPKFEKADPSELAIAILGWLASEPEMLSRFLALSGLGPHDLRAAMNEPGFHAGLLDFIMQHEPSLVAFAGASGYSPEQISAAWHRISGPGLDSGQY, from the coding sequence ATGCAGACCGGTCCCAAATTCGAAAAAGCCGATCCTTCCGAGCTCGCAATCGCCATTCTCGGCTGGCTTGCCAGCGAGCCGGAAATGCTGTCCCGCTTTCTGGCACTGTCCGGCCTCGGCCCGCATGACCTCAGGGCCGCGATGAACGAACCCGGCTTTCACGCCGGTCTGCTCGACTTCATCATGCAGCACGAACCATCGCTCGTCGCCTTTGCCGGGGCCAGCGGCTACAGTCCGGAACAGATTTCGGCAGCCTGGCACCGGATTTCCGGCCCCGGCCTCGACTCAGGACAATATTGA
- a CDS encoding response regulator, with product MPKQVMIVEDNELNMKLFRDLIEASGYTTIQTRNGLEALDLARKHRPDLILMDIQLPEVSGLDVTRWLKEDPELHVIPVIAVTAFAMKGDEERIRQGGCEAYVSKPISVPKFIETIKTYLGDA from the coding sequence ATGCCGAAGCAGGTTATGATTGTAGAGGACAATGAGCTCAATATGAAGCTCTTTCGCGACCTCATCGAAGCCTCTGGCTATACCACGATCCAGACCCGCAATGGCCTGGAAGCGCTTGATCTTGCCCGCAAGCATCGTCCGGATCTCATCCTCATGGATATCCAGCTGCCTGAAGTTTCCGGTCTGGATGTGACAAGGTGGCTCAAGGAAGATCCTGAACTGCACGTGATTCCCGTCATTGCCGTCACTGCCTTCGCGATGAAGGGCGATGAGGAGCGGATCCGGCAGGGTGGCTGCGAAGCCTATGTGTCGAAGCCGATTTCGGTGCCGAAATTTATCGAAACCATCAAGACCTATCTTGGTGATGCCTAA
- a CDS encoding PleD family two-component system response regulator, with the protein MTARILVVDDIPANVKVLEARLLAEYFEVLTAGDGFVALSICEQTQVDLILLDIMMPGMDGFEVCERLKANPRTSHIPVVMVTALDQPSDRVRGLKAGADDFLTKPVNDLQLVSRVKSLLRLKTLSDELRIRAGHGNPMDEQGRFAEGRVEEAAQVLLVDSRASSQERIIKALKPVAEVTAMPDPQAALFEAAENAFDLVIVNGNLDDYDPLRLCSQLRSLERTRFIPMLLITEQGEEDLIIRALDLGVNDYIVRPLDPNELVARAITQIRRKRYNDRLRNSMKQSFEMAVTDPLTGLSNRRHLDNHLKILFNRAAARGRPLSVCITDIDRFKSVNDTYGHDAGDEVLKEFAARIRATVRGADLACRYGGEEFVVIMPDTLPDTATAIAERLRSAIECREFRLRPGGPSITITASMGIASNLAGAATPEQMLKQADLALYEAKSNGRNRVVAAAA; encoded by the coding sequence ATGACTGCGCGCATTCTCGTCGTCGATGATATTCCAGCGAATGTGAAGGTGCTCGAAGCCCGTCTGCTGGCGGAATATTTCGAGGTGCTGACGGCTGGCGACGGATTCGTGGCCCTGTCGATCTGTGAACAGACGCAGGTGGATCTGATCCTGCTCGACATCATGATGCCGGGGATGGACGGGTTCGAGGTCTGCGAGCGGCTGAAGGCAAATCCCCGCACGTCGCATATTCCCGTTGTCATGGTCACCGCACTCGACCAGCCCTCCGACCGCGTGCGCGGTCTGAAGGCCGGTGCAGACGATTTCCTCACCAAGCCGGTCAACGACCTGCAACTGGTATCGCGGGTGAAAAGCCTGCTGCGGCTGAAGACGCTGAGCGATGAACTGCGCATCCGAGCCGGACATGGAAATCCGATGGATGAGCAGGGCCGGTTTGCCGAGGGCAGGGTGGAAGAGGCAGCCCAGGTGCTGCTGGTCGATTCCCGCGCCAGTTCGCAGGAACGAATCATCAAGGCCCTGAAGCCGGTGGCGGAGGTGACGGCGATGCCGGACCCGCAGGCCGCGCTGTTTGAAGCGGCTGAAAATGCCTTCGACCTCGTCATCGTCAATGGCAATCTCGACGACTATGACCCGCTGCGTCTCTGCTCGCAGCTGCGCTCGCTGGAGCGCACCCGCTTCATCCCGATGCTTCTGATCACCGAGCAGGGCGAGGAAGACCTGATCATCCGGGCGCTCGATCTCGGGGTCAACGACTATATTGTCCGACCGCTTGATCCCAACGAGCTGGTGGCCCGCGCGATCACCCAGATCCGCCGCAAGCGCTATAATGACCGGCTGCGCAACAGCATGAAGCAGAGCTTCGAGATGGCCGTTACCGATCCCCTGACGGGTCTCAGCAACCGCCGCCATCTCGACAACCACCTGAAGATCCTGTTCAACCGCGCGGCTGCGCGCGGGCGTCCGCTGTCGGTCTGCATCACCGATATCGACCGGTTCAAGAGCGTCAACGACACCTACGGCCATGATGCCGGTGACGAGGTGCTGAAGGAATTTGCCGCCCGCATTCGTGCAACGGTGCGTGGAGCAGATCTTGCCTGCCGTTACGGCGGCGAGGAATTCGTGGTGATCATGCCAGACACGCTGCCCGATACGGCAACGGCGATTGCCGAGCGGTTGCGCAGTGCAATCGAATGCCGGGAGTTTCGCCTGAGGCCCGGCGGACCGTCGATCACCATCACCGCGTCGATGGGGATTGCTTCCAACCTGGCGGGTGCCGCCACGCCGGAGCAGATGCTGAAACAGGCAGACCTGGCGCTCTATGAGGCGAAAAGCAACGGTCGCAATCGCGTCGTGGCCGCCGCCGCCTGA
- the rpmG gene encoding 50S ribosomal protein L33, which translates to MAKATTIKIKLLSTADTGFFYVTTKNSRTMTDKMTKTKYDPVARKHVEFKETKIK; encoded by the coding sequence ATGGCAAAGGCCACCACCATCAAGATCAAGCTGCTGTCCACCGCGGACACGGGCTTCTTCTACGTTACCACGAAGAACAGCCGTACCATGACGGACAAGATGACCAAGACCAAGTATGATCCGGTCGCCCGCAAGCACGTCGAATTCAAGGAGACCAAGATCAAGTAA
- a CDS encoding MFS transporter encodes MTEPPRGSTEPVEEIHWPSLVAAISSISAVGIAIGLGLPLLSIILEKRGISSTMIGLNSAMAGIAAMIAAPLTTRAAHALGVARTMIIAVVLSAVSALSFYYAEAFWMWFPLRVVFHGATTSLFILSEFWINVASPPRRRGLVLGIYATVLSLGFGGGSLIFSLLGSSGPLPFVVGAIAILLAAIPVYIARDESPVLNEGPEMNFWRYLFIVPTATAAVFIFGAVEAGGLSMFPVYATRVGFTESQAGNLLTVMAVGNVLFQIPIGMISDRMKDRRVLLTIMALIGLAGALLMPRFLYDWRLLSMILLFWGGSIAGLYTVGLSHLGSRLQGADLAAANAAFVFCYAVGTVAGPQAIGAAIDTAGNDGFAWAIAMFFGLYVVFTGVRLLFKPKRA; translated from the coding sequence ATGACAGAGCCGCCGCGCGGGTCGACCGAACCCGTTGAAGAGATCCACTGGCCTTCTCTGGTGGCGGCCATTTCTTCCATTTCAGCGGTGGGCATTGCCATCGGCCTCGGCTTGCCGCTGCTCAGCATCATCCTCGAAAAACGCGGCATCTCGTCCACGATGATCGGGCTGAATTCGGCCATGGCCGGCATTGCCGCGATGATTGCGGCACCACTGACCACGCGCGCCGCCCATGCGCTGGGGGTGGCAAGAACGATGATCATCGCGGTCGTGCTCTCCGCCGTCAGCGCCCTCAGCTTCTATTATGCCGAAGCCTTCTGGATGTGGTTTCCGCTGCGTGTGGTGTTCCACGGGGCCACCACTTCACTTTTCATCCTGTCGGAGTTCTGGATCAATGTCGCCTCGCCGCCGCGACGGCGCGGGCTGGTGCTCGGCATCTATGCCACGGTGCTGTCGCTCGGCTTCGGCGGCGGCTCGCTGATCTTTTCGCTGCTCGGCAGTTCGGGTCCCCTGCCCTTCGTGGTCGGGGCCATCGCCATCCTGCTTGCCGCCATTCCGGTCTATATCGCCCGCGACGAAAGCCCGGTGCTGAATGAGGGGCCGGAGATGAATTTCTGGCGCTACCTGTTCATCGTGCCGACCGCGACCGCAGCCGTGTTCATCTTCGGTGCGGTCGAAGCCGGCGGCCTCTCGATGTTTCCCGTCTATGCCACGCGGGTCGGCTTTACCGAATCGCAGGCCGGTAATCTGCTGACCGTCATGGCGGTCGGCAATGTGCTGTTCCAGATCCCGATCGGCATGATTTCCGACCGGATGAAGGACAGGCGCGTGCTGCTGACCATCATGGCGCTGATCGGGCTTGCCGGTGCGTTGCTGATGCCGAGGTTCCTTTATGACTGGCGGCTGCTGTCGATGATCCTGCTGTTCTGGGGCGGCAGCATTGCGGGCCTCTACACCGTCGGACTGTCGCATCTGGGGTCACGGCTGCAAGGGGCCGATCTCGCCGCCGCCAACGCCGCCTTCGTCTTCTGCTATGCCGTGGGCACGGTTGCCGGACCGCAGGCCATCGGCGCGGCCATCGATACGGCCGGCAATGACGGCTTCGCCTGGGCGATTGCGATGTTTTTCGGCCTCTATGTGGTCTTTACCGGGGTTCGACTGTTGTTCAAGCCAAAACGGGCTTGA
- a CDS encoding NUDIX hydrolase, whose product MSAASRPEKTDATDKAPRALRPRDAATLVLIDRSGEAWRVLVGKRSTRHVFMPDTYVFPGGRRDRRDHALPYETDLHPDVMGKLSGERAITPVRARALALAALRELQEETGLTIGTARAAGGFDARLDRLRYLARAITPPGMVRRFDTRFFSAFADETGIDPAAIRDSHELHDLRWIDIRHTDSLHMPDITRLILEELRNLGDKDPSLSFGAPVPFYHGRHRAHVRDEI is encoded by the coding sequence ATGAGTGCCGCCTCCCGGCCAGAAAAGACGGACGCGACGGACAAGGCACCCCGGGCGCTGCGCCCCCGCGATGCGGCGACCCTCGTCCTGATCGACCGGTCCGGCGAAGCCTGGCGGGTGCTGGTCGGCAAGCGCAGCACCCGGCATGTCTTCATGCCGGATACCTATGTGTTTCCCGGCGGCAGGCGCGACCGGCGCGACCATGCCCTGCCCTATGAGACCGACTTGCATCCCGATGTGATGGGCAAGCTTTCAGGCGAGCGTGCGATTACGCCCGTCCGGGCCCGGGCGCTGGCGCTCGCAGCGCTGCGCGAGTTGCAGGAGGAAACCGGGCTGACCATCGGCACGGCGCGCGCCGCCGGCGGCTTTGACGCGCGGCTCGACCGGCTGCGCTACCTCGCCCGCGCCATCACCCCGCCCGGCATGGTCAGGCGATTCGATACGCGCTTTTTCAGCGCCTTTGCCGACGAGACCGGCATCGACCCCGCAGCCATCCGTGATTCGCACGAGCTGCACGACCTGCGCTGGATCGATATTCGACACACCGACAGCCTTCACATGCCGGATATTACCCGCCTCATTCTTGAAGAGCTGCGCAATCTGGGGGATAAAGACCCGAGCCTGTCTTTCGGAGCACCCGTTCCGTTCTACCATGGGCGGCACCGGGCGCATGTCCGGGATGAAATCTAA
- a CDS encoding DUF983 domain-containing protein, translating to MATEHATDLIRFGDSERRERPVGRSILRGLLNRCPACGEGKLFSAYLKPVARCASCQEDLHHQQADDLPPYLVIFIIGHIAVGGYMMTDTVFTSWSMWTHLAIWAPITLLSSLLLIQPVKGGVIGLQWALRMHGFGGPDNEPDHGQNSDISG from the coding sequence ATGGCCACAGAACACGCAACCGACCTGATCCGCTTCGGCGACAGCGAGCGCCGCGAAAGGCCGGTGGGCCGCTCGATCCTGCGCGGTCTCCTAAACCGCTGCCCGGCCTGTGGCGAGGGCAAGCTGTTTTCCGCCTATCTGAAGCCGGTCGCCCGCTGTGCCTCCTGCCAGGAAGACCTGCATCACCAGCAGGCCGATGACCTGCCGCCCTATCTGGTGATCTTCATCATCGGCCATATTGCCGTCGGCGGCTACATGATGACCGACACGGTGTTTACCAGCTGGTCGATGTGGACCCATCTCGCCATCTGGGCTCCGATCACGCTTCTGTCGTCGTTGCTGCTGATCCAGCCGGTCAAGGGCGGTGTGATCGGGCTGCAATGGGCGCTGAGGATGCACGGCTTCGGCGGCCCCGACAACGAGCCCGACCATGGGCAGAATTCGGACATTTCCGGATGA